The Planctomycetota bacterium sequence AAGGCGCGGGATCGCCCCACGCGCCTCCGCCGGCGTGACATAGAGCTCCGTGTGGTCGGTCCCCAGATGGCGCGCGACGCGCCGCGCCGCCCCCGCTTCGTCGTACCCCTCTTCGCGGAATCCGATCGTGAAGGTGCGCACGCGCCCGCCCGCCAGGCGCCCCATGAGCGCCACGACCGTGCTCGAATCGATCCCCCCCGAGAGAAACGCCCCCAGGGGGACGTCCGACTCGAGACGAAGGCGCACCGAATCCAGAAGCAGCCCTTCCAGCCGCTCCTCCGCCTCCCGGAGGCCGCCCTCCGAAAGGTCCTTTCGCCCGTCGCCCGTCGCAGGCGGCCCGAACGACCAGTAGGGACGCTCCTGAAAACGAATGTCCCCGGACGGACGGTCCGCGACCAGGAGATGGCCTGGCCTGAGCTTGAAGACCCCCGCGTAAATGCTCCAGGGCGCCGGGACGTAGCCGTATTTGAGATAAAGCGCAAGGGCGTCGCGATTCACCGTCCCTGAAAAACGCGGCCACGCCCGGAACGCCTTGAGCTCCGAAGCGAAAAGAAAGGCCTCTCCGACTTTGCCGTAATAGAGCGGCTTCTCCCCCACCCGGTCGCGCGCCAGCCACAGCCGCTCTTCCCTTCGGTCCCACAGCCCGAAGGCGAACATCCCGTTGAAGCGCTCCAGCGCGCCCTCCACCCCCCACTCCACCACGGCGGCCAGAAGGACTTCCGTGTCCGACGTTCCCCGGAAGCGATGCCCCTTTATCTCGAGCTCCGCGCGGAGGGAACGGAAATTATAGATCTCCCCGTTGAAGGTCACCACGTACCGCCCGTCCGCGGACTCCATGGGCTGCCGGCCGAGCGGCGAAAGGTCCAGGACGGAAAGGCGCCGGTGTCCCAGATGAACGGCCCTCGGCGCGTCCGTCCACGCTCCGGCGTCGTCCGGTCCCCGATGGGCGAGCGACTCCCGCATCGCCCGAAGGAGGCCTTCCTCCGGAAGCGGGCGCCCCGGGATCCCTAACGCGCCGCAGATTCCGCACATCGGGGTGCCCCGCCCTCTTCAGCGCGCGCGCGGCGGGCGGACCGAACGCCCCGCGCCAGCTTCTCGTAAAGATCCTCGTACTGATGCACGATTTTCCCGAGATCGTAGAGCGCCGCCACCCGCTCCCGCCCCAGACGGCCGAGGCGTTCCCGTCCTTCGCGGCCAGCTTCGAGCAACTCCCGCCATGCAGCCGCCAGAGCCTCCGGATCCCGGGGAGGGACGATGATTCCCGCCTCACCTACGATATCCCGGCAGTCCCCCACGTCCGTCGCCACCACCGGCACCCCGCAGGCCATCGCCTCCCCGATCACGTTCGGGAAGCCCTCCACATGCGACACCAGCGCCGCGACGTCCAGGCCGGCGGTCACGTCGGGCATATCGCGGCGTTCCCCCAGAAGGTGCACCCATCCGCTCAACCCTCGGGCTTCGATTTCCGAGACGAGAACCCCGTTGTCGGCCGACATCCCGGGACCGCAGAGCAGAAAATGAGCTCCCGAGCGCAACCGGACCAGCCGGGCGGCCGCTTCCAGGAACGTCCCGTGATCCTTCTCTCGAGGCGTGAACCTCGCGATCATGCCGATAAGCCCGGTCTCCGGGGCCAGGCGAAGAGACTCGCGCAGCTTCGCCCTCGCGTCTTCGCTCGGGCGGAATCGCTCGAGATCAAAGCCGTTCGGAATCACCCTCATGTCGCGCGCGCGGTACCCGAGCCGGAGATGCGAATCGCGCGCCCGAAGGGAATTGAAGATGATGACGTCCGGCACGTGCCTGGAAAAAAGAGCGCACGCCCTCGCGGATGCCCGGGCCTTCAGGGAAAAGGACGCCCCTCGAAAGTCACACCGCACATTCCATGCGACCGCAGCCGCCGGAAGCAACGCCTTGAGCGGAACGGTCAGCATGTTCCCATGGTACATCCAACCCTGTACGACGTCCGGACGCGTTCCCTCCGCCCATCGCGCCCGGCCGATTCCTGGAAACCCCACTTTTATCCCGAGCGCCCGGATTCTCTCCGACATCGGCGGGTCGGCGGTCACGGTCATCACGGAGCATTGGAATCGCCGCCGGTCCATCCTCTCCAGAAGCTTAAGAAGCATCATCTCGGCCCCGCCCGTGCGAAGGTACGGAATCAGATGAACGATGCGTACGGCCCCCTCAGCCATCCGATCCTCTCACACAGCGCTCCTCTCCGGCGCGGACCGATCTGCGCCCCCTTCCCTCCGCAGAAGATTCATCGCGATGCGGAAAAGGCCCCACCTCTTCAACGGCCTGCCGATCAGGAGCCCCACCTTCGCCACCACCCCGCCCCCGACCGGACATATTTCCGAAACCTGGCCCACGAACCGAACGCGCTCGGCGGGCGAATCTCCGCAATCCTCCAGCCCGTAGGAAAGCAGGCGAGCCAGACAACGACGCCGGACCGCCCGGATCCACGCCTCCGCTTCCGCCCGTCGCTCAGGACGGTTTTCGGCGACGGAGGAGGCGTACCTCGACAGATTTCGGAACACCGCGACCGTGCCCGAGCCCAGACCCGCACTCGCCGACCCTTGCCGGGCGTGCCGCCGGTAACGCATCAACGGCGTCGGGATGTATCCTACATCCCACCGCTCCGCCATCTTCAGCCAGGTCAGATAGTCTCCCCCGCGGGGATCGACGCCCGCATCGAAGCCGATCGGCTCCAGAGCGATCTTCCGGTACATCACCGACGGACAGGTGATGAACGAACCCGCGCGCCGCATCAGATCGCGGATAAAGGCTTTCCCCGGAATAACCCCGCCGACCCTTCGGGCCGAAGACGACCCCCGAACCTCGCCCCGCTCATCGATGATCCAGTATCCCGTCCCGACGAACCCGACGGACGGATGCCGGTCCAGGAATTCGATCTGACGATCCAGAATCTCCGGCTCGTAGAGGTCGTCGTCGTGAAAAATGGCCAGGTAGTCGGCGCCGCCGGCCGCCTCGATGCAGCGGTTCCAGTTGGCGTGCGGATGCACGCGCTCCTCGTACCGGACGTAGCGGAGGCGCGCATCCTCCTTGAGGAGTTTGGAGATCTCCGTCCGGGTCTCGTCGCCGGATGCGTTGTCCACCACGACCACGCGCACATCCCGGCGTGGATTGCGCAAAATCGATTGAAGCGCCTGGCGGAGCAGGGACCATCGGCCGATCGTGGGAAAGGCGACCGTGACCCGCACAGGCTGGAGATCCGCCACCTCCCCCTCACCAATTCCTGACGCGACGGGACGTCTCGAAGCCCGGCGTCCCGGCGTCACCGCCCGGCGTACGCCCCGTACGGCGAATAATAGTACCCATACCCCGGCGCGCCGGAGGCGGCGTTCAGCACCGCCCCCAGCACCGGCGCTCCCATCCCCGCCAGACGCTTGCGCGCCGCCTGCGCCGCCCCGCGGCCCGTGCGACCCTGCCGCGCCACCAGCACCACGCCGTCCGCCCGCCGCGCCACCAGCGCCGCCTCCGATACCTCGTTCACCGGCGCCGAGTCCACCAGCACCCAGTCGTACCGGCCCCGCGCCGCCCGCAGCGCCGCCTCGAACGCCGCCGCCCCCGCCAGCTCCGCCGCCCCCCGCGTCCCCTCCCGCGCCCCCAGAACGTCCACCCCCGGAAGACGGCTCGCCTGCACCGCCTCCTCGAACGCCGCCGCCCCCCGCAGCACCTCCTCCAGGCCCGGCCCCTCCGCCCCCCCGATCAGACGCCGCTGCGAGGGACGCCGCAAATCCGCATCCAGCACCAGCACCCGCCGGCCCTCCATCGCCAGGACCCGCGCCAGATTCGCCGCCACCGTGGACTTCCCCTCGCTCGCGTTCGGCGAAAGCACCGCCACCACCCGCCCGCCCGGAACGCCCTCCAGACGCGTCACCAGCTCCGCCCGCAACGTCCGGAACGCCTCCAGCTCCGGAAGCGGCGCCCCCTCGTCCAGAAGCACCGGCGCCTCCCCCGCCTTCGCCCCCCCCGAAAGACGCGGCACCACCGCCAGAACCTCCAGCCCCAGGAACCCCTCCACCTCCCGCGGCGACTGGATCCGGTCGTCCACCTGCTCCGTCACGAACACCGCCGCCACGCCGAGCATCAGCCCCACCAGCCCCCCGAGCGCCAGATTCATCGGCACATTCGGCTTGTACGGAACCTTCGGCACCGCGGCCGCGTCCACCACCCAGACGCTCGCCAGACCCGCCCGCGACGTGGCCGTCGTCTCCCCCTGCTTCTTGAGATAGGCGTTGTAGACTTCCTTCGCCGAGGCGAGCTCCGTCTCGAGCCTCCGGAACTCCGTCAGGCGCCGCCCCGCCTCCGCCATCTCGCGCTCCACCGCCCCGCGCTCCTCCTCCAGCGCCCGCTCCTCCAGCTCCGCCTTCCGCAGATCCGTCTCGAGCGCCTGAAGCGTCCCCTCGATCGACTCCCGCACCTTCGCCTCGATCGACCGCAGCTCCTCCTCGAGCTCCAGGATCGCCGGATGCCGGTCCTTGTAGAGCTTGCGCGCCTTGCCGAGATCCGCCGACACCTTCGCCCGCTGCTGAATCAGCGGCTCCAGACTCCGCGTCGAATGAAAGGCCGGATTGAAAAGCCCCGAGACGCCGTCCGCCCCGTACGACGCCAGCGCGTCCCGCTCCGCCCGGAGCTGCGCCCGCCGGAGCCGCAGATCCGCCCGCCGCGCGTCCACCTTGCGCCACGTCTCGACGAGCGACTTGTAGTGCTCCTGAAAATCGATGAACCCCGCGCCCTCCTGGAACTCCCGCAGCGCCCGGTCCGCCTCCTCCACCTTCGACCGCAGCGACGGCAACGCCTCCTTCGAAAGCGCCTCCATGGCGCCCGTCTTGAGCTCCCGCAGCCGCCGGTTGGCGTCCTCGAGATAGAGCGAAACGAGCGTGTTGACGATCCGCGCCGCCTTCGCGCCGTCCTCGTCGATGAAGCCCACCTTCAAGATGAAACTCGTGCGCACCTTCTCGATGTCCAGGCGCCGGACGAACTCCCGGATCGGATCCTCCTTCCCGCGGAACTCCCGATCCACGTCCGGAAGCGTTTTCAGCACCGCCTGCACCAGCGACGGACTCGTCAGGATCTGCTCCTGCGTGCGGTAATAGTTCTCCCACATGAGGCGGCTGGCCAGCATCGCCGGCTCGCTCGACTCGGAACCCGACAGCACGGGAGTCTCCGGCCGGATCTCGAGCGTCGCCTGCGGGCGGTAGAGCCGCGGAGAGGTGAACGTCCAGACCGCCGTCGCCCCCACCGCCGCCGCCCACACGAGCGCCAGAAGCCTCCACCGGCGCCGCAGGATGAGAAGGACCTGGACGAGCCCCACGCCCTCCGCCGCCGGAAGCGTCCCCGCGGGAACTTCCGCCGCTCCGGACTCCACGGGTTGAACCATCGCTGCGCTCTATCCTGCCCTCACGGGAACGAAAAACAATATCACGCCCGCCGCGTCCGTGACAAGAAGAGAACCGCGCCCCGCCCCGCGCCCCCCGCCGACTTCCCCCTGGAACGCCTCCCGACCCGCGGTATACTTACCGGCGTGAAACACATCCCCCTCGGCCGACGGCGCCCCTCGCGTCTCGGAGACGCCCTGCGGCGGGATCTCATCGAAGACGCCCGGCGCATGACCCCCGAGGAGCGCCTCCAATGCGCCCTCCGCCTCACCCGGGCCGCATGGCGGATCCATCTGGCCGGCCGGTCCGCCCGCGCCTCCGATCCTCCCCCACGCCCATGAGAACAACCGGCCCCGGCCAGCCCGACCAGCTCCTCCTGGACGTCCTGGATGCGCTCCGCAGGATCCGCGTTCCCGCCGCCGTCGCGGGCGGATTCGCCGTTTCCTATCACGGCCTGCCCCGCGCCACCCGGGACGCCGACGCCGTCGTCTGGCCGCGAGGCGCCGGCATGGATCCTGACCAGCTGTCCCAACACCTGCGCACCGGCGGCTTCGACGTCGTCCTCCGCCACGGCGATCCCGGAGATCCCATCGGAGCTTCCCTGCAGATCAGGGATCCCCATGGAAACAGCGTCGACCTCCTGATCGGGGTTCGAGGCATGGATCCCGAAGCCCCGTCCCGAACGGTCGAAGCCCCCTTCTTCGACGACCGCGTCCGCCTCCTGGGGGCCGAGGACCTGATCGCCATGAAACTCTTCGCCGCCGGTCCGGTCGACATCGAAGACGTCCGCTCGATCCTCCACGTCTCCGGCCCCACGCTCGATCTTCCCCTCCTCCGGCGGCTCGCCCGCCGGTACGGGCCCGAGGAGGAAAAGGCGCTTGACGCGCTTCTGCGCGAGGCGGGTCTTCAGGCCCCGTAGAACGCCGCCACCGCCGCAACGACCGCCCGCTGCTGCTCCTCGGTGAGCTCCGGATACATCGGGAGCGCCAGCGACTCCCGCGCCGCCCGCTCCGCCGCCGGAAACTCCCCCGCCCGGTGCCCCAGCGCCGCGAAACACTCCTGGTGCGGAAGCGGCACCGGATAGTACACCTCCGTCCCGATTCCCGACCGCTCCAGATGCGCCCGCAGCGCGTCCCGCTCCGGAGCGCGGATCACGAACTGATGGTAGACGTGCCCCGGCTCGTCCGCCGGCGTCTTCACGCGGCCCTCGAGCCCCGCCTCCCGGAAAAGGGCCCGATACCGCGCCGCCCGCTCGCGACGCGCCTCGGTCCAGCGCGGCAGGTGCCGCAGCTTCACCCGCAACACCGCCGCCTGGAGCGCGTCCAGCCGGAAATTTCCCCCCACCACCCGATGGCGATACTTGGGATTCATCCCGTGCACCCGCAGGATCCGCAGGCGCTCCGCCAGCGCCGCGTCGTCGGTGGTCACCATCCCGCCGTCCCCGAAGCCCCCCAGGTTCTTCGAAGGAAAAAACGAGAAGCACCCCGCGCGCCCCGCCGCCCCCGCCGCGCGCCCCTTCCCGTCCCGCGCTCCGATCGCCTGCGCCGCGTCCTCCACCACCGGCACCCCGAGCGCCCGAAGCGGCTCGAGATCCGCGCACCGGCCGAAAAGATGCACCGGCACGATCGCCTTCGTGCGCCCGCTCAGACGCTCCCGAACCCGCGCGGGATCGAGGTTGAGGCTTTCGGGATCGACATCCACGAACACGGGCCGCGCCCCGAGCCGCGCCGGCGCCCCCGCCGTCGCGAAAAACGTGTAGGCCGGAACGATCACCTCGTCCCCCGGCCCCACCCCCAGCGCCCAGAGCGCCGCCAGAAGCGCATCCGTCCCCGACGACATCCCCACCGCGTGGCGCGTTCCCACGAACGCCGCCGCCTCGCGCTCGAACGCCTCCACTTCGGGGCCCAGAATGAACTGCTGGGAATCGCAGACCCGGTCGATCGCGGCGCGGATTTCGTCGCGGATCGAAGCGTACTGCGCCTTGAGATCGAGGAGCGGAACGCGGATCACCGGGAGGCCCGAAAGAGGGCTTCAACGTCCAGGGAGAACCCCGGCAGCACGGCCGACCGGAACGTCCGCCCCTCGCGATGGATCTGCATCCGGCGCGCGCGGCCGAACTCGTGAACCTCCACGATCTGGGCGAAGAGGTCGGCGATCCAGTACTCCCGCACACCGGAGCGTTCGTACAAGTCTCTTTTCCGGCCTCGGTCCAGAGCCGCCGTGGATGGAGAACTCACTTCAATGAGGAGATCGGGAACGCCCTGAATGCGATTCGCCCGGATCAGGGAGATCCGTTTTTTCGAGACAAAGACAAGATCGGGTTCCACGATGTCATGCTTCGACAGAGCGACATCCACCGGCGCCGGAAGAACCTCGCCCAGCCGCTGCGACTCCACATACTCCGCCAGAAGCCGCCCCAGGCGGAACACCACCCGCTGGTGGCTGATGTTCGGCGCCGGAGTCACGATCTCCTCCCCTCCCACGATCTCGTGACGGTTGCCGTCGTCCGGCAGGCGGACCAAATCGGCATAGGTGAGCTTGCGGGCGGCGATCGCCATAACCGGAATCCTACCCGCGGCCGGGCGGGGAGTCAAAGCCGCCTAGTAGGTGAAGACCACCCCGAGGTGGAAAATCTTGTTGTCGAACTCGGTGTCCGCGGCGACGTCGCCGGTCACCTCGCCCGTCCGGAAGGTGGCTCCCCCTTCGGCGGCGAGGTAATCGGTGAAGCGATAAGCCGCCGAAACGCCCGCCGCAATGTAGCGGCGCTCGACTCCGAGGGCCGAATCGGTCTGCTCGACCTGGAGGCGGGCGCGCGCCGTCAGATCCTCGATCACCTCGTACTGAGCGCCGAGCACGAACCGGTTGACCATCTGGAAAGGATCGCCGCCGCCCGCGAACGTGAACAGGCGCGCGAAGTCCGCGAAGAAGGTCAGCCGCTCCATCGCCTCGTAGCGCACCCGCGCGATGGCCTCGATGCTGTTGCCCTCTTCTTCATCGTTGGTGCCCCGGATCCGGACCGACTGGACGTGCGCGAACCCGACCAGGGCCTCGATTGAAAGCCGGGGGCCCACGTCGCCCCGGAACCCCAGCCGGCCGTACCAGCCTTCCGCATCCGCCGTGCCGCCGCGGGACTGGCGGTCCGAATAGTCGATGAGGAGATACCCGCCCTGGAGCAGCCAGTCGTACCCGTTGGCCAGCCGGTAGACGAACGCGCCGTCGAACCGGTAGTTGTTGTTCTCGACGCTCCGGAAGGCCGACTCTTCAAAACGCACCAGCTGGGCGTTGGCCGCGGCCTCGAAGGCCACCGTGCGCGTGAGATCGTAGGAGAAGCGGGGGGAGGTGTCCGACACCAGCCGCTCGGCGCGGTTGATGAAGACCGCGTCGATGGGGTCGCTCTCGTTCCGGAGGATCTGGACGATTTCCGCCGTGAAGCGCGACTCCACGTACCG is a genomic window containing:
- a CDS encoding polysaccharide biosynthesis tyrosine autokinase, producing MVQPVESGAAEVPAGTLPAAEGVGLVQVLLILRRRWRLLALVWAAAVGATAVWTFTSPRLYRPQATLEIRPETPVLSGSESSEPAMLASRLMWENYYRTQEQILTSPSLVQAVLKTLPDVDREFRGKEDPIREFVRRLDIEKVRTSFILKVGFIDEDGAKAARIVNTLVSLYLEDANRRLRELKTGAMEALSKEALPSLRSKVEEADRALREFQEGAGFIDFQEHYKSLVETWRKVDARRADLRLRRAQLRAERDALASYGADGVSGLFNPAFHSTRSLEPLIQQRAKVSADLGKARKLYKDRHPAILELEEELRSIEAKVRESIEGTLQALETDLRKAELEERALEEERGAVEREMAEAGRRLTEFRRLETELASAKEVYNAYLKKQGETTATSRAGLASVWVVDAAAVPKVPYKPNVPMNLALGGLVGLMLGVAAVFVTEQVDDRIQSPREVEGFLGLEVLAVVPRLSGGAKAGEAPVLLDEGAPLPELEAFRTLRAELVTRLEGVPGGRVVAVLSPNASEGKSTVAANLARVLAMEGRRVLVLDADLRRPSQRRLIGGAEGPGLEEVLRGAAAFEEAVQASRLPGVDVLGAREGTRGAAELAGAAAFEAALRAARGRYDWVLVDSAPVNEVSEAALVARRADGVVLVARQGRTGRGAAQAARKRLAGMGAPVLGAVLNAASGAPGYGYYYSPYGAYAGR
- a CDS encoding Uma2 family endonuclease, whose protein sequence is MAIAARKLTYADLVRLPDDGNRHEIVGGEEIVTPAPNISHQRVVFRLGRLLAEYVESQRLGEVLPAPVDVALSKHDIVEPDLVFVSKKRISLIRANRIQGVPDLLIEVSSPSTAALDRGRKRDLYERSGVREYWIADLFAQIVEVHEFGRARRMQIHREGRTFRSAVLPGFSLDVEALFRASR
- the asnB gene encoding asparagine synthase (glutamine-hydrolyzing), encoding MCGICGALGIPGRPLPEEGLLRAMRESLAHRGPDDAGAWTDAPRAVHLGHRRLSVLDLSPLGRQPMESADGRYVVTFNGEIYNFRSLRAELEIKGHRFRGTSDTEVLLAAVVEWGVEGALERFNGMFAFGLWDRREERLWLARDRVGEKPLYYGKVGEAFLFASELKAFRAWPRFSGTVNRDALALYLKYGYVPAPWSIYAGVFKLRPGHLLVADRPSGDIRFQERPYWSFGPPATGDGRKDLSEGGLREAEERLEGLLLDSVRLRLESDVPLGAFLSGGIDSSTVVALMGRLAGGRVRTFTIGFREEGYDEAGAARRVARHLGTDHTELYVTPAEARGAIPRLPEIYDEPFADSSQIPTFLVSQLARRHVTVTLSGDGGDELFGGYARYAVAEFLWRKVRRIPRLVRRGVATLVDAVWPEDLDVWAGRALEALAPRLARRGSRLRMKRVAGVLRFRRFEELYDDLVSPWKEALEAVPGARPAAVEAFGGGPDGASPLEIMTRIDLRTYLPDDILVKVDRASMAVALEVRTPFLDHRLVEWAVALPESLKVREGRSKWLLRRILYRYVAPELVERPKMGFGVPMGEWLRGPLREWAEDLLDPDRLCREGFLNPRRVRRIWFDHISGRADRHSALWSVLMFQAWFEKERRARGA
- a CDS encoding glycosyltransferase; the encoded protein is MAEGAVRIVHLIPYLRTGGAEMMLLKLLERMDRRRFQCSVMTVTADPPMSERIRALGIKVGFPGIGRARWAEGTRPDVVQGWMYHGNMLTVPLKALLPAAAVAWNVRCDFRGASFSLKARASARACALFSRHVPDVIIFNSLRARDSHLRLGYRARDMRVIPNGFDLERFRPSEDARAKLRESLRLAPETGLIGMIARFTPREKDHGTFLEAAARLVRLRSGAHFLLCGPGMSADNGVLVSEIEARGLSGWVHLLGERRDMPDVTAGLDVAALVSHVEGFPNVIGEAMACGVPVVATDVGDCRDIVGEAGIIVPPRDPEALAAAWRELLEAGREGRERLGRLGRERVAALYDLGKIVHQYEDLYEKLARGVRSARRARAEEGGAPRCAESAAR
- a CDS encoding glycosyltransferase family 2 protein, with the protein product MADLQPVRVTVAFPTIGRWSLLRQALQSILRNPRRDVRVVVVDNASGDETRTEISKLLKEDARLRYVRYEERVHPHANWNRCIEAAGGADYLAIFHDDDLYEPEILDRQIEFLDRHPSVGFVGTGYWIIDERGEVRGSSSARRVGGVIPGKAFIRDLMRRAGSFITCPSVMYRKIALEPIGFDAGVDPRGGDYLTWLKMAERWDVGYIPTPLMRYRRHARQGSASAGLGSGTVAVFRNLSRYASSVAENRPERRAEAEAWIRAVRRRCLARLLSYGLEDCGDSPAERVRFVGQVSEICPVGGGVVAKVGLLIGRPLKRWGLFRIAMNLLRREGGADRSAPERSAV
- a CDS encoding DegT/DnrJ/EryC1/StrS family aminotransferase; this encodes MIRVPLLDLKAQYASIRDEIRAAIDRVCDSQQFILGPEVEAFEREAAAFVGTRHAVGMSSGTDALLAALWALGVGPGDEVIVPAYTFFATAGAPARLGARPVFVDVDPESLNLDPARVRERLSGRTKAIVPVHLFGRCADLEPLRALGVPVVEDAAQAIGARDGKGRAAGAAGRAGCFSFFPSKNLGGFGDGGMVTTDDAALAERLRILRVHGMNPKYRHRVVGGNFRLDALQAAVLRVKLRHLPRWTEARRERAARYRALFREAGLEGRVKTPADEPGHVYHQFVIRAPERDALRAHLERSGIGTEVYYPVPLPHQECFAALGHRAGEFPAAERAARESLALPMYPELTEEQQRAVVAAVAAFYGA